DNA sequence from the Alkalidesulfovibrio alkalitolerans DSM 16529 genome:
ACCGTGCTGCCGGACGTGAAGATGCTCCAGGAGATGGCCAAGGGGCGGCTTCAGGCCGTGCATCTGGGGCTTCGTCCGCCCATGCGCGTGCCCTCCAAGTTCGCCAAGCGGCTGAACCTGGTGCCCGGCGGCCAGAACTACGTGAACCCCCAGCAGGCCGAGGGGCTGGCCCCGCTCTACGAGTCGCGGGTCTCCATCGCCGAGGTCACGGCCGTGATCGAGGACGTGCGCCGCCAGGTGCGCGAGGGCTTCTTCAACGACCTCTTCCTGATGATCTCCTCCATGGACCGTTCCAACGTCACGGCCACGGAGATCATGGAGAAGCAGGCCGAGAAGCTGCTCATGCTCGGCCCCATCGTGGAGCGGCTGCACTCCGAGCTGCTCGATCCCCTGACCCTGCGCTGCTTCGAGCTTCTGGACGCGGCCGGAGCCCTGCCGCCCGCGCCGCCCGAGGTGCTGCACTACGCGGCCGCCGGGGGCGAGCTCAAGATCGAGTACGTCTCCATGCTCTCCCAGGCCCAGAAGCTCTCGGGCTCGCAGTCCATCATGCAACTGCTGGAAGTGGCCGGGCGCATGGCCGCCGGACGGCCCGAGGTTCTGGACAAGATCGACTTCGAACAGGCCCTGGACGAGCTCTCGCTGGTCACGGGCGTGCCCTCGGGGGTGGTCAGGCCCGACGACGAGGTGGCCGAGCTGCGCGCCAGGCGCGCGGCCCTGGCCGAAGGGATGCCGCTTGGCGCGGGCATGGGGCCGGGCGAGGGGCCGGGCGAGGGCGGCGCGCCGCCCGCGGCCGCCCTTCCCATTCCGCCTGCCGCGCTCAGGCCTGGTGCGGCCGGTCCCCACGCGGAGGTCAGGCCGTGACCCGGCTGCACGTGCCCGAACCCGATCCGGAGTTCGCGCTCTACGCCCAGGCCGGGTTCGAGGCCGCGCTCGGCGGGGCTGCCGACGATCCGGTCGGCGAAGACCTTTGCGGCGGCCCGGCGCACGGCCCGGCGCACGGCCCCGAGGCCGAGCGTCTGGCGCGCCTTCTGGCCGACTGCCGCGAGGTCATGTGCCTGCCCTCGGGCGCGGGGCTTCGGCTGCTGTGGCACTGGCGCGAGCAGGCCCTGGCCTTCGGCCAGGTCTTCGTGCCCGGCGCGGCCGTGTACGCCAACGCCGCGCTCATGGACTACGCCCGCGAGCGCGAGGCCGAGATGGCCATGGCCCACCCGCGCAAATACCTGGAACTCATGACCCTGGCCGCCCGCGCCCACGCCCGGGAGGCGGCGGCCGCAACCGCACGGAGGAGATGATCATGCCCCACGAGATCACGGACCACGCCGGAATCATGGACAGCGCCGCGCCGCAGGACGCACCCGGACGCGCGGACACCCAGGACACCGGATGGGATACCCCGGCCACGGCCCATGCGCCCGGCCGGGAAGAGGCAAGGGACAAGGAGAAGGGCGGGGCGGACCTGCCGCGCGTGAAAAACCTCCTGCTCGACCCCGTGGACGCACCCGATGGCGCGGACCACGAGGCCGGGGAGGTGGAGCGCGCCCTGCACGACAAGGCCAGGAAGGCCAAGGTGGCCGCGTCCTACGCGCCCGAGGACTACGCCTTCGAGTTCCCGGACGGGTTCTCCCCGGACGAGGCGCTCGTGACGGCCTTTCGGGACTTCGCGGCCGACGAGGGCATCGCGCCCGACCTGGCGGGCAGGCTGGCCGCCTTTCAGGTGCGCATGGTCATGACGGCCCAGACCGACATGGCCGAGCGCTGCGAGGAGGCGCTGCGCGCCGAGTGGGGCCGCGACTTCGGCCGCAACATGCGCGAGGTCAAGTCCGCGCTTTCCTACGTGGACGCGCACCTGCCCGGCTTCAAGGACTGGGTGGGCACCCTGGGATCGTGGGCGGGCGGCTCGCCCGAGTTCGTCCGCTTCATGCACTGGCTCGGCCGCCATGTGGCCGAGGACCGGCTCATGGACGGCGGCGGGCCCGCGCCCCGCTCCGAGGAGATGACCACCCTGGAGTACATCACCGACGCGTTCAAACGCGCAGAACGAGGAGACTACTAGATGAGCATGAGCACCCTGAAGGAACTGGCCGTTCAGTACGCCACCAAGCAGCCCAAGCAGGTGGACGCCCTGACCGAGAAGGCCCCGATCCTGGACGCGCTGCCCTTCGACGAGGCCAGCCACGGGCTTTGGAACGCCTACGAGGATCTCTCGAACATCCAGGGCGCGGGCTTCGTGGAGATGAACGCGCCGCTGCCGGTCATCGCGGCCGACGCGGACCTGAAGAAGGTCGATCTGGCCATCATGGGCGGCGAGATCGAGGTGCCCGAGGACAAGGCCCGCATGTTCGGCGGCAAGGAGCAGTACTTCTCCAAGAAGATGGACGCCATCCTGCGCGCCTCGGGCATGGCCGCCGAGAAGAAGATCATCTACGACAACTTCCGGGCCTTCGCCCTGGACCACGGCGCGGCGCTCTCGGCCGGGGCCGAGACCGACGCCTGCTACTCCATCCTGGCCGTGCGCTTCGAGCCCGGCGTGACCTGCGGCCTGTACAGCCCCGAGGGCTTCAAGCGCGGCTCGCTGCTCGACTCGCTGCCCATCAACGGCGGCGCGCTCTACAAGAACGCCCAGGGCGTGCTGGTCTTCGGCATGCGCGTCAAGGGCTACTTCGGCATCCAGATCGCGGACCCGCGCACCGTGGCCGCCATCGTCAACATCAACGCCGACAACGTGCCCACGGCCGCCCAGGTGGACGACCTGCTGGCCATGGTCCGGGCCGACTCCGCCGACACCAAGCTGTTCATGCACATGCGCTGCAAGAACATGCTCAACCGCTACAAGGCCGGCGACGGCCAGGGCGGCGGCAGCCTGCAGACCCTGCCCGCGACCAAGGATCTGAACCGGACCTTCGAGGCCTGGAACGGCATCCCCATCGTCGCTTCCTACAACTTCCTCGAAGGGGCCGAGACGGCCGTGGCCCTCGACTAACCGCAACGATCCAAAGGAGAAACGCATGTACAAGCAGACCCTCAAGTCCGCTGACGACTATCTGGCCAAGGGCCAGAGCCTGCCCCAGAACGCCTCGGCCCTGGGCAACCAGGGCGCGCGCGACTTCTGCAACACCCAGGGCGCCCTGGAGGTCGTGGTCGCGGCCCGCGAGGACGTGGAGGTGGCCCAGGGCCATAGCCTGACCATCGGCCTGGTCCACGCCGAGGACGGCGAGGACTTCGCCCCGGCGGGCGGGGCCTTCACGGCCGAGGCCACGGACGCGGCCCTGACCTGGCGCGCCGGGCAGATCGTCTGCCGCCTGGCCGTGCCCTCCACGCTCAAGCGCCGCGCCGCGCTGCAACTGGCCACCACGGACCCGGCCGCCTCTGGCGCCCTGGACGGCTGGCTCGCCTACCTGGCCCGCTAGCGGACCGTCCTAAGAACGCCATCTGCCGCCGTGCATCCGGCGCTTTTTGAACGGCCTGCGAGTCAGGCCGAAAACCTCGACCGGGCCGTCCCGCGAACGCGCTTCGCGGGGCGGTCCGCATCCCGGAGCGAACCGATGACCGCCGACATCGCCATCTGCAACATGGCCCTGACCGCGCTCGGCCATGAGACCATCGCCGCGCCGCACGAGCGCACCAAGGCCGCCGGATTGTGCCGCCTGCACTACCACGGGGCGCGGCGCGAGCTTTTGGAGGCCCACCACTGGGCCTTCGCCACGGGCGCGGCCGACCTGGCCCTGGTGCACGGCGTGGCCGAAACGGCCACGGCCAGGGCGCTTGGCTACGCCTTCGCCTTCATGCGCCCCGCGGACTGCCTGAAGGCCCGCCGCCTGACCGACGACGCGCCCTTCGAGCCCGCCGGGCGGCTGATCCTGTGCAACGTGGACAAGGCGCGGCTCATCTACACCCGTGACCTGACCGAATCGGCCGTGTTCCCGGCCGCCTTCACGCGCGCCCTGAGCTTTCTCCTGGCCTCGCTCCTGGCCGTGCCGCTGATGCAAAGCCAGAAGCTCGAACGCTCCATGCTCGAAAAGTACCTGAGCCTGGTCGAGGCCGCGCGCGAGACCGACGCGGACCAGGGCGCGCCCGCGGGCGAGCCGAGCGTGGCCTGGATCGAGGCGAGGAGGTAGCCATGGGCAAGAGCATCATCCTGCAGACCAGCTTCAACGGCGGCGAGCTTTCGCCCCTGCTCCAGGGCCGCGTGGATCAGGAACGCTACGCCTCGGGCTGCGAGCGGCTCGTCAACTTCTGCCTGTGGCCGCACGGCGCGGCCCATCGGCGGCCGGGCACGCGCTTCGTGGCCGCCTGCGGCAACGAGGACTCGGCCTCGCGCCTGATTCCCTTCGAGGTGGCCTCGGACACGGCCTACGTGCTCGAATTCTTCGCCGACGCCGAAGGAGGCGGCCGGATGCGCGTTTTTGCGGGCGGCATGATCGGCGGCGGGCCGGTCCTGGACGGGGAGGAGGTCTGCGAGATCGCCACGCCCTACGGCTCGGCCCAGACCATCCGCGCGCTGCGCTACTGCCAGAGCGCGGACGTGATGTACCTGGCCCATCCGGACCACCCGCCGCACAAGCTGGCCCGCCACGGCCACACGGACTGGCGGCTGACCGAGGTGGACTTCAGGCCCGGCATCGCCGCCCCGGCGACGCTTTCGGCCGCGCGCCAGGGCCAGGCGGGGCAAACCGAGTACGCCTACGTGGTCACGGCCGTGCGCGACGAGATCGGCGAGGAGTCGCTGCCCTCGCCCGAGGCCGTGGTCGCGGACGGCAACGCCACGCTCTCGGCCGCCAACCACGTGCGGCTCGACTGGGAAGCCGTGGAGGGGGCCAGGGAGTTCAACGTCTATCGCAAGGTCAACGGCGTCTTCGGCTGGATCGGCAAGGCCGAGGGCACGCGCTTCGAGGACAAGGGCGAGACCAAGCCCGACGTGGGCGACACGCCGCCCAAAGCGCGCAATCCCTTCGACGGCCCCGGCAAGTATCCCTCCTGCGTACAGTTCTTCGAGCAGCGGCTGTTCTTCGCGGCCTCGCGCGACGAACCGCAGAAGCTGTGGGGTTCGCAGAGCGCCAACTACGAGAACTTCAACATCTCCACGCCGCTCAAGGACGACGACGCCGTGACCTACGGCGTGGCCGCCGACCGGATCAACGCCGTGGTCTGGATGCTGCCCGCGCAAAAGAAGCTGCTCTTCGGCACCGTGGGCGGCGAATGGACGCTTGGCGGCGCGGGCGGCGATCCGCTCTCGCCCCTGTCCGTGGAGACCGCGCGCGAGACGGCCCACGGCTCCGCGCCGATCCCGCCCGTGACCATCGGCAGCACCGTGCTCTTCGTGCAGCGGCCGGGCAACGTGGTGCGCGAGTTCGCCTACTCCCTGGACGTGGACGGCTACGCGGCCACGGACGTCTCCATCCTCTCCGAGCACATCCTGGGCGAGCGCGCCATCGTGGACTGGGCCTACCAGCAGGCCCCGTGCTCCACGGTATGGGCCGTGCGCGACGACGGAGAGCTTTTGGCCCTCACATATCTGCGCGAGCACAAGGTCGTGGGCTGGTCGCGCCACGAGACGCAGGGGGCCGTGGAGTCCGTGGCCGTGATCCCCGGCGCGGTGGAGGACGAAGTCTGGCTCGCGGTGCGCCGCACGGACGCGCAAGGCCAGACGCGGCGCTTCGTGGAGCGGCTGGCCCCGGTCTTTCGCGGCGAACATGCCGAGCAGGCCTTTTTCGTGGACGCCGGGCTCTCGTGCTCGGCCTGGAACGAGGATCAAGCGCGCACCCTGACCCTTTCGGCCGCCGACTGGACGCCGGGAGGCGAGGCCGTGCTCTTGGCCGTGGGCCACGCGCCGTTCTCGGTCCAGGACGAGGGGCGGCGGTTTAGGCTGCGCGCGGCGCTGCCGGGCGGCGGCATGGATCGGAGCGCGGTCTGCGAGGTGCGCGTGACCTGCGTGCAGGACGAGTCCAGCGCCTCGGTCCGGCTGCTTACGGCCGTGCCCACGGCGCTTCGCCAGGCCGCGACCATGCACCACGCCCGGCTCTCGTCCTTTATCTCGGGCCTTGAGCATCTGCAGGGCACGACCGTGCAGGTGTTGGCCGACGGCATGGTCCAGCCCGAGGTGCGCGTGGGCGACGCCTCGTCCGCCTCGTGGGCCAGCCGCGAGTGGGGGCCGGGCGAGATCGAGTTGCAGCGTCCGGCGGCCGTGGTGCACGCGGGGCTTGGCTACGTCTCGGATCTCGCGCCCATGCGGCCCGAGGCCCCGGACCAGGCGGGCACGAGCCAGGGCCGTACGCGGCGCGTGGGGCTCGTCTGGGTGCGGCTGCACAATTCGCTTGGCTGCAAGGTGGGCGCGTCGGCCAATGCCCTGCACGAGATCATGTTCCGCACCTCGGAGCACAAGATGGGCGCGGCCGTGCCGCTCTTTTCGGGCGACAGGCGCGTGGCCCTGCCCGGCGGCTACGACGCCTCGGCGGGCGTGCTCGTGCGCCAGGATCTGCCGCTGCCGCTGACCGTCCTGGCCCTGGTCACGGAACTGGAGGTCATGGAGCGATGAGGCACGACATCGAACGCCGCGCCGCGCGGCGGCCGGACGCGGATTCGCGGCCCCGGCTGGTCCCGTTTGCGCCCGCGCACCTGGCCGCGCTTTCGCCGCGCGCCTTTGAGCGCCTGACCTTCGGGCTTC
Encoded proteins:
- a CDS encoding portal protein → MSESRLRQARERAQALWDRRRSWDEHLREVAEYVLPDKGRFAGHEQGREGGKRMGRIIDSTATRAVQIMAAGLMGGLTSPARPWFRLGLADKELREWGPVRHWLEAAERAMYGMYARSNFYQSVHGLYLELGAFGTGCMFCEADPERGARFTTLTFGEYALACDASGTPDTVAVRRTWPARRLAERFGEDNLSEGARRMLTAARGDGRVEVTQLIVPRAEGGEARLSARAKPFASLIFESAAAARSGGGLLHEGGYDRFPCLCPRWDVTGGEEYGRGPGMTVLPDVKMLQEMAKGRLQAVHLGLRPPMRVPSKFAKRLNLVPGGQNYVNPQQAEGLAPLYESRVSIAEVTAVIEDVRRQVREGFFNDLFLMISSMDRSNVTATEIMEKQAEKLLMLGPIVERLHSELLDPLTLRCFELLDAAGALPPAPPEVLHYAAAGGELKIEYVSMLSQAQKLSGSQSIMQLLEVAGRMAAGRPEVLDKIDFEQALDELSLVTGVPSGVVRPDDEVAELRARRAALAEGMPLGAGMGPGEGPGEGGAPPAAALPIPPAALRPGAAGPHAEVRP
- a CDS encoding major capsid protein, with the protein product MSMSTLKELAVQYATKQPKQVDALTEKAPILDALPFDEASHGLWNAYEDLSNIQGAGFVEMNAPLPVIAADADLKKVDLAIMGGEIEVPEDKARMFGGKEQYFSKKMDAILRASGMAAEKKIIYDNFRAFALDHGAALSAGAETDACYSILAVRFEPGVTCGLYSPEGFKRGSLLDSLPINGGALYKNAQGVLVFGMRVKGYFGIQIADPRTVAAIVNINADNVPTAAQVDDLLAMVRADSADTKLFMHMRCKNMLNRYKAGDGQGGGSLQTLPATKDLNRTFEAWNGIPIVASYNFLEGAETAVALD